One window of Quercus robur chromosome 5, dhQueRobu3.1, whole genome shotgun sequence genomic DNA carries:
- the LOC126727973 gene encoding G-type lectin S-receptor-like serine/threonine-protein kinase CES101, producing the protein MDSTKKHLLNWKKRFNIIEGIAQGLVYLHKYSRLCVIHRDLKTNNILLDEEMNPKISDFGMAKVFGIKETEGNTNRVVGTYGYMVPEYARNGLISMKTDVFNYGVLPLEIVCGKKNNSRSHFNYSLNLIGYAWQLWNEDKGMELIDSTILVESCPTSEVLRCIHVGLLCVQEHATNRPTMLDVVSFLVNENLQLSPPKKPAFYINTVVKESEVSEIKPENCSANNVTVSEMEAR; encoded by the exons ATGG ACTCTACTAAAAAGCATTTATTAAATTGGAAAAAACGCTTCAACATCATTGAAGGCATTGCTCAAGGTCTTGTTTATCTCCACAAATACTCAAGACTATGTGTAATTCATCGAGACTTGAAAACAAACAACATTTTGCTTGATGAGGAAATGAATCCAAAAATATCTGATTTTGGCATGGCAAAAGTATTTGGGATAAAAGAAACAGAAGGAAACACCAATCGAGTTGTTGGAACATA TGGTTATATGGTTCCAGAATATGCAAGGAATGGCCTAATTTCCATGAAAACTGATGTATTCAATTATGGAGTTCTACCATTAGAAATTGTGTGTGGCAAGAAAAACAATAGTCGATCTCACTTCAATTATTCACTGAACCTAATAGGATAT GCATGGCAGTTATGGAATGAAGATAAAGGTATGGAATTAATAGACTCAACAATACTAGTTGAGTCATGCCCTACATCTGAAGTATTGAGATGCATTCATGTTGGTCTCTTATGTGTACAAGAACATGCAACAAATAGACCCACCATGCTAGATGTCGTTTCTTTTCTTGTAAATGAAAATCTTCAACTATCTCCTCCAAAAAAACCTGCATTTTATATCAACACAGTTGTGAAAGAGTCAGAAGTTTCTGAAATTAAGCCAGAAAACTGTTCAGCAAATAATGTCACAGTTTCAGAGATGGAAGCCagataa
- the LOC126725494 gene encoding G-type lectin S-receptor-like serine/threonine-protein kinase CES101, with amino-acid sequence MASKSRKLMLDFVCLLLFLGPSSQLDRLLQGQELKDGDELVSARGIFKLGFFTLESNNYYLGIWLNDNNTRLQNLVWVANRDAPIFNNSGNLTIDDYGNLKISYNGSLSIVLYSGQEASNASAVLLDTSNFVLRETISERQLWQSFDCPTHALVPGMRLGVNWKTRHTWSLTSWRGVLVPAAGSFTLDLEPYLNRLVILWRESLYWISPSVHFNSTSMGLTLHGYNFNYISNVNETYLNYTGVEENYMEENYITRVIRPLKIDYFGRLSDEFDTLVDCNFTNFFTNQFTLFQFIIGCKAQCRSHDDTFTPVSSSMKDGFKFDESDNLTRKDCEAKCFHNCSCVAYASTNQVAQTGCEIWRTTDRFIGFSNPNARTIYFLTSALAKIKENRKANRSQVTKRWIWLIVAVGGIIMTFFCFLFYVRWKKHRVEGERKKKQKMLITELGGNVKASTVNGEENQQNNDEKIFSFESICAATSNFSTENKLGEGGFGPVYKVSSLSLS; translated from the exons ATGGCAAGCAAATCACGGAAACTTATGCTCGATTTTGTCTGTTTGCTACTCTTCCTGGGGCCATCTTCCCAGCTAGACAGATTATTGCAAGGACAGGAGCTCAAGGATGGGGATGAATTAGTTTCTGCTCGAGGAATCTTTAAACTAGGATTCTTCACGCTTGAAAGTAACAACTACTACTTAGGAATATGGCTCAACGACAACAATACACGCCTTCAAAATTTAGTGTGGGTTGCCAATCGAGATGCTCCAATCTTTAACAATTCTGGAAATCTTACCATTGATGATTATGGGAACTTGAAAATTTCATACAATGGGAGTCTTTCTATTGTACTATATTCCGGACAAGAAGCAAGTAATGCAAGTGCTGTTCTACTTGATACTAGTAATTTTGTACTGCGCGAAACGATTTCAGAGCGACAATTGTGGCAAAGCTTTGATTGTCCTACTCATGCACTTGTGCCAGGAATGAGACTGGGAGTTAACTGGAAAACGAGACATACTTGGTCTCTAACATCATGGAGAGGCGTGCTGGTACCTGCAGCAGGGTCCTTTACCCTTGATCTGGAACCTTACCTTAATCGATTGGTCATCTTGTGGCGCGAGAGCCTCTATTGGATTAGTCCTAGTGTGCATTTCAACTCAACTTCGATGGGACTAACATTGCATGGCTACAATTTTAACTACATATCGAATGTGAATGAAACGTACTTAAATTACACTGGTGTGGAAGAAAATTACATGGAAGAAAATTACATAACACGAGTTATTCGACCACTAAAGATAGATTACTTCGGAAGACTTTCTGATGAGTTTGACACTCTAGTTGATTgtaattttactaatttttttacaaatcagTTTACATTATTCCAGTTTATTATCGGATGTAAGGCGCAGTGCAGGAGTCATGATGATACATTTACTCCAGTTTCCAGTTCCATGAAGGATGGATTCAAGTTTGATGAAAGTGACAACCTGACCCGTAAGGATTGTGAGGCGAAGTGCTTCCACAATTGTTCTTGTGTTGCTTATGCATCTACAAATCAGGTTGCCCAAACTGGTTGTGAGATTTGGAGAACAACCGATAGATTTATTGGATTTTCAAATCCTAATGCACGGACAATATACTTCCTTACTTCAGCACTTG caaaaattaaagaaaacagGAAGGCAAATAGGTCGCAAGTGACCAAGCGGTGGATATGGCTCATCGTGGCAGTAGGGGGAATTATTATGactttcttttgcttcttaTTCTATGTACGATGGAAAAAACATAGAGTAGAAG GggagagaaagaagaaacaaaagatGCTCATTACAGAACTTGGAGGTAATGTAAAAGCTTCAACTGTAAATGGTGAAGAGAATCAACAAAATAATGATGAGAAAATCTTCAGCTTTGAAAGCATTTGTGCTGCTACAAGTAATTTCtcaactgaaaataaattagGAGAGGGTGGTTTTGGACCAGTTTACAAggttagctctctctctctctcttaa
- the LOC126727975 gene encoding G-type lectin S-receptor-like serine/threonine-protein kinase At1g67520: MHMIPYYFITNYRNIKFFLRRLIVIPLYSGSFQRGKDFESYEIGNQPNGSEGVKNTWGNRRQSNKWITIFVAVVVILITLGCFLCFAKWIKHKAEADRKKKQKMLIQELGGGNVIPSTVHDKVKKQNNDGQASQELQIFRFESISASTSNFSIENKLGEE, from the exons ATGCATATGATTCCTTATTAT TTCATTACAAATTATAggaacattaaattttttttacgaAGGCTAATAGTAATTCCACTATATTCTGGATCATTTCAACGTGGAAAAGATTTCGAATCATATGAAATAGGGAATCAACCAAATGGGTCGGAGGGAGTAAAAAACACGTGGGGAAATAGGCGGCAATCAAACAAGTGGATCACCATATTCGTGGCAGTAGTGGTAATTCTTATCACCTTGGGGTGCTTCTTATGCTTTGCAAAATGGATAAAACACAAAGCAGAAG CGGATagaaagaagaagcagaagatgcTCATACAAGAACTTGGTGGTGGTAATGTAATACCTTCCACAGTACATGACAAAGTGAAGAAACAGAATAATGATGGTCAAGCTAGCCAGGAGCTgcaaattttcagatttgaaaGCATTTCTGCTTCTACAAGTAATTtctcaattgaaaataaattaggaGAGG AGTAA